A portion of the Choristoneura fumiferana chromosome 6, NRCan_CFum_1, whole genome shotgun sequence genome contains these proteins:
- the LOC141428593 gene encoding optic atrophy 3 protein homolog, which yields MVIGAFPIAKLSVLLIKQISKPIANACKERAKKHPFFRTYVCMPPAQFYNWCEVKAKMWILNLGRPVNIPVLSQEMAIELGANLLGESVIFFIGAGLLIIEYNRQSKKETAKEEKRIAELSHITSTITDLYFTVQQQQTQLREMERIIHSVSEYYLSKNWASGPNGPSGGAPAVPPVQTKPKNCSQSIRHDGHVTPTPYPDKGIILQSLNYIQMDVFCSVFPHSKTEEHDTKSEEKLKINQKRENAVLSEALYNIENNFRSLF from the exons ATGGTTATTGGGGCATTTCCTATTGCGAAATTATCTGTATTGTTAATCAAACAGATAAGTAAACCCATAGCAAATGCTTGTAAAGAACGAGCCAAAAAGCATCCCTTTTTCAGaacctatgtatgtatgccCCCTGCACAGt TTTATAACTGGTGTGAGGTGAAAGCCAAAATGTGGATCCTCAATCTGGGAAGGCCTGTGAACATCCCAGTTCTAAGCCAAGAGATGGCCATCGAGCTGGGAGCCAACCTGCTTGGTGAATCTGTCATATTTTTCATTGGTGCTGGATTACTCATAATAGAATATAACAG GCAGAGTAAAAAAGAGACAGCAAAGGAGGAAAAACGTATAGCAGAATTGAGTCATATAACAAGCACCATAACTGACCTGTACTTTACAGTGCAGCAGCAGCAAACACAGCTCCGTGAAATGGAGCGCATCATTCATTCAGTCAGTGAGTATTACTtgagtaaaaac TGGGCCTCGGGGCCCAATGGCCCCTCAGGGGGGGCACCTGCAGTTCCTCCAGTGCAAACCAAACCAAAAAATTGTAGCCAATCAATCAGGCATGATGGCCATGTCACCCCCACCCCATACCCTGACAAAGGGATCATACTTCAGTCATTGAACTATATTCAAATGGATGTCTTTTGCTCAGTATTCCCTCACAGTAAGACTGAGGAACATGACACAAAGTCggaagaaaaactaaaaataaatcagaaaAGAGAGAATGCAGTGCTTTCAGAAGCACTTTATAACATTGAAAATAACTTCAGAAGCTTATTTTGA
- the LOC141428957 gene encoding glucoside xylosyltransferase 1-like, giving the protein MRLLPLWKIVLLFSFSFLLLYLYSSISSDDVKRKANNGNDKVSSTKLITLGPEKSGKGVIKRIVLSFVVCDSRFKESLNVVKSVLLFTKTPVHFVIFTDDELRLKFNKTLSEWRISSDQQLDFELHKINFPAEYAEEWMNLFSKCAAQRLFIPKLIPHIDSMIYVDTDTLFLGPADELWDIFSEFNSSHISALAVENDNPNVSWYTRFAKHPFYGKYGLNSGVMLMNLTRMRDFGWVDYVTPIMLKWKLYIPWGDQDIINVIFHYHGRAVLELSCRYNYRTDQCMYGDACADAVRRGVFLLHGSRKAFHTNKQPAFQALYRAVEEYKFGSDAKDALFAMERYLAEAPPSPCGNLKDAFLKVPSETIYRLDQTNR; this is encoded by the exons atgAGACTGTTACCTCTTTGGAAAATAGTGTTATTGTTCAGTTTCagttttttgttgttatatttatattctaGTATTAGTAGTGACGATGTGAAAAGAAAAGCAAATAACGGGAATGACAAAGTTTCAAGCACAAAACTGATAACATT GGGACCAGAGAAAAGTGGCAAGGGTGTTATCAAAAGGATTGTGTTATCATTTGTTGTTTGTGACTCTCGATTTAAAGAGTCCCTGAACGTTGTGAAgtctgttttattatttacaaagacTCCTGTGCATTTTGTCATATTCACTGATGACGAATTGAGATTAAAGTTCAATAAGACTCTGAGCGAGTGGAGAATAAGCTCGGATCAGCAACTTGATTTTGAACTGCATAAGATAAACTTCCCTGCCGAATATGCTGAAGAGTGGATGAATTTGTTTAGCAAATGTGCAGCACAGAGACTGTTCATACCG AAACTCATACCTCATATAGATTCTATGATCTATGTGGACACTGACACCCTGTTCCTTGGCCCTGCAGATGAGTTATGGGATATATTTTCGGAGTTCAACAGTTCCCACATATCTGCATTGGCTGTAGAAAATGACAATCCTAATGTGTCATGGTACACCAGATTTGCAAAGCATCCATTTTATGGGAAATATG GTCTCAACTCTGGTGTGATGCTAATGAATTTGACAAGAATGAGAGACTTTGGTTGGGTGGACTATGTGACTCCTATCATGTTAAAATGGAAGCTGTATATTCCGTGGGGTGATCAG GACATAATAAACGTGATATTCCACTACCACGGGCGCGCGGTGCTGGAGCTGTCCTGCCGGTACAACTACCGTACGGACCAGTGCATGTACGGGGACGCGTGCGCCGACGCCGTGCGGCGCGGCGTGTTCCTGCTCCATGGCAGTCGGAAGGCGTTCCACACCAACAAACAACCCGCCTTTCAG gcGCTGTACCGAGCTGTAGAAGAGTATAAGTTTGGGTCTGATGCGAAGGATGCACTCTTCGCCATGGAGCGCTACTTAGCGGAGGCGCCGCCCTCGCCGTGTGGTAACTTGAAAGATGCTTTCCTCAAAGTACCCTCCGAAACGATATACCGACTTGATCAGACTAATAGATAG